A window of the Deferrivibrio essentukiensis genome harbors these coding sequences:
- a CDS encoding shikimate kinase: MSYEKNIYLVGFMGAGKSTVGRALADKTGKIFKDLDDIIEERENKKIVDIFEEKGEEYFRRLESEVIEEVSKSKNYVVATGGGAIVNPTNFQKLKESGVLISLAASPEAIYERVKDSKDRPLLNVENPIEEIKRMMFERAYYYIKSDHIIETTDRSIEEIVEEILELI, encoded by the coding sequence ATGAGCTATGAGAAAAATATATACCTTGTTGGTTTTATGGGGGCAGGTAAGAGTACTGTTGGCAGAGCGTTGGCAGATAAGACCGGGAAGATTTTTAAGGATTTGGATGATATTATAGAAGAGCGGGAAAATAAAAAGATAGTAGATATATTTGAAGAGAAAGGGGAAGAATATTTTAGAAGATTAGAGTCTGAAGTTATAGAAGAAGTCAGTAAAAGTAAAAATTATGTTGTTGCCACAGGTGGAGGCGCAATTGTAAATCCTACAAATTTTCAAAAATTAAAAGAAAGTGGTGTGCTGATAAGCTTGGCAGCAAGTCCGGAAGCTATCTATGAAAGGGTGAAAGATTCAAAAGATAGGCCACTCCTTAATGTGGAAAATCCTATTGAAGAGATCAAAAGGATGATGTTTGAAAGAGCGTATTATTACATAAAATCTGACCACATTATTGAAACAACGGATAGAAGTATTGAGGAGATAGTTGAAGAGATTTTGGAGCTTATTTGA
- the rph gene encoding ribonuclease PH, with translation MRKDGRNFDQMREIRIVKDYIIYPEGSVLIEYGNTKVICNVTVSEGVPPFLKGSGSGWVTAEYQMLPRSTHQRSSREAVKGKLGGRTQEISRLIGRSLRAAVDMSKLGERTLVIDCDVIQADGGTRTASISGAYVALNLAINKLLKEGALEESPIVNQVCAVSVGILNDEVILDLDYDEDSNAETDLNIVATADGRIIEIQGTAEKEPFDLGKLNKMVEMGLKGIKFIGEVQNKALGIECLKSY, from the coding sequence ATGAGGAAAGATGGTAGAAATTTTGATCAGATGAGAGAGATTAGAATTGTTAAGGACTATATAATATATCCTGAAGGGTCAGTATTGATAGAATATGGTAATACTAAGGTAATCTGTAATGTAACTGTTTCTGAAGGTGTGCCACCATTTTTGAAAGGCTCTGGCTCAGGGTGGGTAACAGCTGAATATCAAATGCTTCCACGCTCGACCCATCAGAGAAGTTCAAGAGAGGCTGTAAAGGGCAAATTGGGTGGTAGGACACAGGAAATCTCAAGGCTTATTGGTAGAAGTCTTAGAGCAGCTGTGGATATGTCAAAGCTTGGAGAAAGGACTTTGGTAATAGATTGCGATGTAATTCAAGCTGATGGCGGCACGAGGACTGCATCTATTAGTGGCGCATATGTGGCTTTGAATCTCGCAATCAATAAGCTTTTAAAAGAGGGTGCGTTGGAAGAGAGTCCGATTGTAAATCAGGTATGTGCGGTAAGTGTTGGTATTTTAAATGATGAAGTCATACTTGACCTTGATTATGATGAGGACTCAAATGCTGAGACTGATCTTAATATAGTGGCAACAGCTGACGGAAGAATTATTGAAATTCAAGGCACAGCTGAAAAGGAGCCTTTTGATCTTGGAAAACTTAACAAAATGGTTGAAATGGGGCTAAAGGGGATAAAGTTTATTGGTGAGGTTCAAAATAAAGCTTTGGGAATAGAATGTTTAAAATCTTATTAG
- a CDS encoding XTP/dITP diphosphatase, whose translation MFKILLATKNKHKVREISDILKSRATVVSAFEELNIYDDIKEIGKTFEENACIKALYISKFADDYVIADDSGLEVYALGGRPGVFSARFAGENATDEENNKKLLKELENIDDRKARYVCAIALAKKGKIIEVFTGELKGEIGVNPKGDNGFGYDPIFVLKNGKTAAEISPEEKNKISHRAKALKKMEKYFRDWGDRL comes from the coding sequence ATGTTTAAAATCTTATTAGCTACCAAAAATAAACATAAAGTCAGAGAAATATCCGATATACTTAAAAGTAGAGCTACCGTTGTTTCCGCTTTTGAAGAGCTTAATATATATGATGATATAAAAGAAATTGGTAAGACATTTGAAGAGAATGCATGTATTAAGGCGCTATATATATCAAAATTTGCAGATGATTACGTGATTGCTGATGATTCAGGCTTGGAAGTGTATGCATTGGGAGGACGTCCCGGGGTTTTCTCAGCAAGGTTTGCCGGTGAAAATGCTACCGATGAGGAGAATAACAAAAAGCTTCTAAAAGAGCTTGAGAATATAGACGACAGAAAGGCTCGCTATGTATGTGCTATTGCTTTAGCAAAAAAAGGCAAAATTATTGAAGTTTTTACTGGAGAGCTGAAGGGTGAGATAGGAGTTAATCCTAAAGGGGATAATGGCTTTGGCTATGACCCTATTTTTGTCCTTAAAAATGGTAAAACAGCCGCTGAAATATCTCCTGAAGAAAAGAATAAAATTAGCCACAGGGCAAAGGCATTAAAGAAAATGGAAAAATATTTTAGAGATTGGGGTGATAGATTATGA